In the genome of Impatiens glandulifera chromosome 6, dImpGla2.1, whole genome shotgun sequence, the window AAGATGGATAAAGATGAATATGGTCAAAGTGTCGACATCACAGCTTATCGAGGAATAATCGGCTCCCTGGTTTATCTAATAGCTAGTCGGTCAGACACTTTGTTCGTCGGCGTGTGTGGGCgttttcaggctaatcctaaacaatctcattacgtAACTACTAAAcgtattctaaaatatttaaagggaactcaatgtGTTTGAATGTGGTATTCGAAGGATTTCAGTTTCAACTTATTtagttactctgatgcagattaCGCAGGCTGTAAGATCGATCGGAAAAGCACCAATGAAATGTGTCAGTTTATTGGTGATCTTCTGATCTCTTGgaatagcaagaaacagacgtTTCTCGCCAGGTCTACAGCAGAGGCAGAATACCTTGTTGTAGGAAGCTACTATGCTCAATTATTGTGGATTTAACAACAGTTGAGAGACTATGACATCCAGGCTGGcgagtctccaatcttctgtgacaacaccatcACTATTGCAATAACGTACAATCTGGTGTTGCATTCTAGAATGAAGTATATCAATATttgacatcatttcatccgggagcgtGTTGCTCAAAAACATGttcggctggaatatgtctcaacaaATCAGCAAGTGGCCAACATCTTCACTAAGtcactccccgagactaagttttcttactttagaaatatttttggtcttttagattgaaattaatttaatatgcaCAAATTTAGGAGGAATTTGTTGAAAATCTGATAAGTCATACGTGTTAAGACAGATGTCTCAAATCGTGATGATATAATAGTCATGTGATGACACTATACATCAGACAGGTTATGCCTAAGCAGCTTGGAATTTCAGCATAGTTAGACACTAAGCTGTTAGACAGACGACTGTTGACACACATGTTATTGTTAGTCAGCAGATGTCTTCAGCAAACGTCACTAAGCTTAAATGCAAGTCTTGCGAACAACACAGTCGGTCGGCTATCCAAGTGTGTTTCAGACGACTCGACTTAAGACGAGTGGGACAGCTGTCTTAATCTTATCAATATGGTATCGTTTAAATCCCTCATTGGAAAGTGAATGGTcacaatttgaaataaatatttccctccattttttttaaagaaaattttaattaaataattctaatgatAACATTAAGACATGTGTCTGTCATGTTCCATAAATGTAACCAACACGCTTATACAAGTCCACACGCACACGTTAAGATGATTAATAACTGTTTCATATTCATCatttatactttattatttgttaaacattaataatatttttgttaagacAAATGaaatgaagacacgtgtctatcattTCATATAAAAGATATCAAACACGTCTGATACGTCTCATTACTCCCTTTTGCAAATCAAAACCCTAAGAACTCTTTGCCTCCTCTCTAAAATTGTTAGTCGTGCTCTTCATCGTCATCTAATCTCTAAACTCTAAAGATGACTTTTTTCGCTCAAAATACAATGTAGATGGACTTTGAATCGGCTTATACTTCAGGACTATCCACGATGAAAGAAATGTTCAAACCTCTAGAGGCTTCCGGTCTGAGGAAGTTCCTTGGAGGTCCATTCACCATTCACGAACCAGAGGTTCGTGAGTTCTTTGCGACTGCCAAGATGGTCGGAAACACCGTTTAGGCAACGGTGATAGGTACAGAGGTTTTCATCTCCGAAGAGTTGTTCGCCTAGTTCTTCGAGTTTCCAATGGAGGGGCTTACATCTTTCGATTAAACTCTGGTCGAGGTTCTAACCGAAATGCAAACGGTCTTTTTAGATGTCTCTAGTCCCATTCAAACTCACGGGAAGACGAAATTTCTAAATACAGAGTTTTGTCTTCTCAACGACTTCGTCTCCAAATCTCTTCAGGTGAGGGTATGATCATTCGATGCCTACACTCTAGAGCGATTCGAAATTATGGTGGAAATAATCAAAGAGATGGTCATCAACTGATCATCTGTTCTCTTCACGACATTAACTCTGATGGTGACGATGTCAAACAAGCAGCATGTTGGCTTCTCTATGAAACTAAAAAGGTTGTTTTAGCACTTGCAGGTGAACATGGGCAACAGTGCAAATATTCATACCAACAGGGTTACATCATAAGAATAAGGGACATCAAGGATACAAAGACCAACTCATCCGTTCAGTAGTCGAGCGGACAATCAGCGACAATGTCAAAGTGATCAGCCGCTTCTCGCCGCCCAATATCAGCAAAGAGGAGAAAGTTGAGAATCGACGAGTTGGCTGCTAGTTCCAACCGTTAGAAGCGTGCTTCTGTTGGAGAAACCGTTGAGGTTGCCTCCAAGGCAAAGAATGTAAGAGTGGAAGAAACTGTTGTTGCAAAGGTACCTCTCTTCATTGCCTCTATTTTGACTTCGGTCGAAGTGTCTATAAAAGTCCATGTTGAGGGACTAACTGAAAAACCAGCATATGTTGAGCCTACTGGCCAGATAGTTGATACTCCTATTGATCAGGTTGATGAAGAGGAAATCTTTAAAGATGCATCTCAAGTTGATCGGGTCTTAGTGTCTACTGCAGTCATTGCTGAGAAAATTGTTGAAGAACCCGTTGCTAAGTCAGCTGGTATTATTGTTAATGAAAGATCTGCGGGGATACTACTGTTAATCATGTTGCAGGACTTGATGTTGAACCTACTAGTCTTGATTCTAGAGCAGTAATGGTTAAGACAACAACTTCACCTACTATAAAGCTGGCTATGGAGCCTGTTGTTCAGGGGAAGCAGCAGCTCCTCAAACAACAATTAAACTAGTTGTAGAGTTAGTTATTGGTTCTGCTGCAGATCAGTTGAAAGCAGCATTTCCAAAATATGTTGATCCTTTTTCTAACGCCTCTCCATCAGAAATTATAAAGAATGTTCAAGCTGTGAAAGGAAAGGGAACCTGTCCCTGCTGCCAAGTCTTCCAAAGTTGTAGGAAAGGGTAAAGATCCCTCGATCGAGGAATCAGAGCCTCAATCGATAGTGAGGCAATCAATTGACCTCATCTTGGAAGAAGTGGAGGCAGCTACTTTAGAGAGGATTGAACTCTTTGACAAATGGAGCATCATAAGGCTCCACAAGAAGCTCTGTCAAGTCCTCAATGGTGCAAATATGACTAAGCAATGCAAAGAGCTGTTCAAACTGGAgaaaatagttttcttttggACTTGCACCGACGATATCCAAGAAGCTCTcgagaggagagagagagatagtTTGTAGCAGCAATCGCCAGAGGGTATGTTTTGTTCCCTATCCTTCGACAAAGGGAGCAAAACCACGACCCCTTGGAAAGAACAACCTGTGTGGATGGTAGGGTAAACAGCCGTCTATAACTAATCTTGGATTCTTACAGCTCAACAGCCCTATCATTCGTCCATGGCACGAAATCTTCCAAGATTGCTGAAGAGAAGATGAGGGAGTCTTGGATAGTGTTGAACTGTTCCGATACTGAAGAGTAGCTGCTCTTCATTGAAAAGTTGTCTTACGCTGCTGATGAGCGGAAGCTCCCTATTGTTGAAGAGTAGTTGTTGAAGAGTAGTTGTTGAAGAGTAGCAGTCTCTTCCTACTATTGAGCAACAACAGGTTCTCTCATTTGTTGAGAAGCCTACGTCTCCTATTGCTGAAGAGCCGACTTCCAAAGTTGTTGAGAAGCACATCTCTTCTGAGTAGTGGTCGTCTATTGAGAAGGAGCCTTTTGCACCTACTAAGAAATAGTGCATCCCAACTTCCAAGAAGGCATCTTCTATATCTACTGCACAGATCTCATCAGACAATGAGAAGCAATGAGCAGCAGACGTCTGAAGAGAGGTGTTCCTCCATCAAATCCAAACATCCAACTCCTTTAAAACAGAAATCCCTCCCTTATAAGTCCATTCACTCTGAAGAAGTGATTGGATTCCTCAAGGATCTATGTGATGAGATTCAAAGAGTAGACGACAAGTCTCTAGCGATGGTTCAAGTGCCTACCCCTCGAGCCTCATCCTTCGACAAAGATCCTGCGACGTCTGTGATTGAGGTAAGTATTCACGTGAGTTGGAGTCACTGAAGGAGTGGTCTACTTTAAATTCTAAGGCAACAGCCGACGTAGCCTCGGCGTAGGTAAATGCCATTAAAGATATATAGAGGACTTCTATTGAAGTGTCGATCTCCGAAATATGATGACTATGATGAAGTCTACTCGGCTCAAGAATGCCTTCGATCTCCACGTAGAGATGATTTCAAAAATGGATTCCTTCGACTTTCAGCTTCTTAAAGTTTCAAACCACCTCAAAACGAAAGTAGTAGAATGTATCGAGGATGCTAGTGCAGCAACAAAATGTCTTACAGATGTTGATAATACTAATGATGTTGTTAAAAGGGGGAAGGTAATAGTCGAGGGGGAAGGAAAAGTTTTAATCGGGGCCCTCGAACAGGAAGAAATCTAGGTCGAGGAGGAGGCCgtggaggaggaagaggaggctTGCAAAAACTCCTCTTCGGCGACAAAGACTGAGGATTcgaagaagataaagaaaaaatggtttttttaatttgtacatttataattttgtaatcatgttatatattttatttattccttgattaaacttagttttaacatcatcaaaaatggggaaattgttagaataagttaaataaaagaattgattaaaaggaaaataattaattaagttgaaataagaaaaatgttttaatggattaaaatgaacttagaacaataaaactaagtttaatcaatgCGACATAATTTTCATGATTCTTTCataagtaaaataaaactaagttgtgcaaATATTTTAACGCGCAGGCTCAAGAGACGTgcagacgtcttgcttcaacagcagagatgaagaagcgcgagcagacgtgcagacgtcttgcttcaacaACAGAGCTAAAGAAGCGCGAGAAGACGTGCAGACGTCTTTCTTTATAAGCAGAGCTGAAGAAGAGTGAGCAGACGTACGGACGTCTTGCTTTAGTAGTAGAGATGAAAAAGTGCAGCAGACGTGCAAACGTCTCACTTCAAAAGCAAAGCTAAAGAAGCACAGGCAGACATGCATACGTATCGCGTCAATAGTAGAgatgaagaagcgcgagcagacgtgcAGACATCTTGCTTCAACAGAagagctgaagaagcgcgagcagacatgCAGACGTCTTACTTCAACAGCAGAGCTGAAGATGCGCGAGCAGACATGCATACGTTAAATCAAgcaatattagaaataatttaagcatcattgaaaaaaaaacaaagcaTGCATCTTTATTAAAGTAATAGACAAAGACATAATAAGAAGGCTTACAAAGGCTGCATTCTAGATCTTAAAGGTAACTAACCAAATCTCTAACCAAGAAAATTGAGACACAACCACAATAGTTCGTGTCCTTGTTTAGGTTTTGgggataaaaattaaaatggtcAGTCTAGGGCACAAGAGATGATAAATTTGGTTCCCTTGGCAAGGGGAATGatttgtgttatatatatagGCATGTTCTAAGGCAAATATAAGGCCCAAACCCATTAGTAACTAACATATATATACCAAGTCTTGGGGAATTGTTAACAATTTTTAACATGacaaaatgttttgaaatgaCCAATTCCCTTTTGACATTTCATTACATGAAATGAAATGTTAAATTTTGGCCAATAGAAATATGACACATCATGAGTTTAAGCGGGATTGTGGGAGTGTCATTCTAGCTCTCctttattctaaaataatatgACACGTCATGACCATGATGTCAAGACTTGGCATACTTGATTTACACCTcgtacatttaaaattttaattttgaaatgcaAATGCTCCTTTCTCTTCTTCCTTGCACACGGTTAGAAGGTTCTATGAGGTCCACCACCTTCTTCATTGTTGAATCATGAGTCGGGTAATGGGTCGATTCACTTGTTTGTAACATAAAATTTTGACAtaccctaatttataaataataatattttgaatttttaaattcaaattacctcaaaagagattaaaaatcaaattagagtttattattgtgataattaaaccataattcgaaaaattaaataaaaatccaaaaaataacttaaggttaaaatattgtatttattttacctaaattaaacctaaaaaaaggttgaaattttttatgatttacaacaattaaataaataccccaaaatatataaaaatacccaaaaataaaattaatgaacataattttttatatgttgtcaaaaatatttttgagtaTTAATTTGTGAAGAAAAACGCAAAAAAGGGTAAAAATttcatttcaaataaccctttattaaaaatataaactgataaTTCTTTGTGgcagaaattatatttaaattttgtagcAAGATTCAGGGCCGTCGGATCAGCATTTGATATTCATCCAGTGCCCAGAAAGAAGCCACGCATGTCGGTTGTCACCAAGCAGCGCGCGCCTAGGTCCACACTCAATCAACTAACAAGGACGCTAATCCCGATTGCCCAATCGCCCAATTGCCTGCGGAACGCAATGGCGCGTTTTGTTTAaacaaaacgacgttgttttgttcttcttcttcgcgAACGATGAAGGTCGCGCTCGATGTCGACGATCTTCCGAAAGGTCTATCTCTGCCATTACTCAACCTTATCACTTCATTCTTTCACCAATGTGCACGTCTCTACCTCGCCTTCAATTCTCCTAGGATCAATAGTTAAAACCTATACCCTAGCTAGGCTGCTGAAAGAATTCAAAAtccaaattgaagttgaattcgaTTATGACAATTGACCTAGCTTAGTGTAAATAGTCTCTAGGTGAtcttcttccaatccatcaaaTATAATCCAAACATTATAGCCTAATTCGAAAAATTGAATAACTCCGACGAACtgaatttttgtaaaaattgcTCTGGCGATCTAAGCTTCAATCTAGGACTTGGGAAAGCTACCTACACATCATTGGAGTGTTATTCAATCGTTGGTAAGCTTCCAGACCTACTATAATTCAATTTGTGATTCAAAATTGTATTTTTCCAAGTTTGATCGGATTGCTCATATTTAGTGttcaattttgtgttttctttgtttgaaaCCAATCcctaaatgatttataaacttTTGTCGAAAGAGATCTGATCAATTCAACCTTAATCAAAAAaaccccaaatttgattttaaaatctggaaattttgaatttcgtgTTCTTTAAGCTTGTaggcttgaattttgattcaaatttgttgcataacatgtttgtaaacatgttaggatgatttctaaatcataaaatcaacatcctgatcatgtttgatccactgaaatttttaaaaaataaagtttgaatttCGGTTTTGAAAATTATTGCAGAGTTtgtatgatgttcttgttttggttgtgttcgactatagtcatcatttcaaagttatTGGAATaagaattaggccatgagatggcctaaatcaaaagttcccaaaaaacgattttaaaaaattaattgttataGAGTTCGATTGATCatgtttagggttagggattATGATCCTTATATTCATATGAGTAGATTGCAATTAACAAATCATGATTTtatgatctgtatcaaaagatacaaacctACAATTCTTCAtatcaaatgaagaacactcggtccccgACGACTAAGTCCTGTAGGACTAGGACTGAGAATTCTCGGTTCTGACTAAGACCAAGGACCAAGAAAATCgacataggaccgagaccaatgatcggtgttcttgagttaggaccgagaccaaggacctgTGATCTTGAGCAAGGACTAAGgaatccgaccgaggattctaacataggaccgagaggtctgacctaggaccgagactcctagGTCCCATGACGGAGGAAGCTAGATCTAGGACCGAAACTCCTAGACTTAGAACCGAAAAAATATGAGTTCAGGACCGAGCCTCCTGAACCCCAAGGACGAACCCTCTGGTCCATTGACCGAGTGTCCCGAGCCCCGATCCAGACCACCCCAGTCTAGACCGAGCCCATCCGAGCCCAAATTGGTAAAAACAGACCCAAGCCCTAAGACTCTAGTCTTAATGCCTgcttggttccacttttcaaaattcaaaattattttgtagaAAGGATTAACCCTGTCTACCTCCCCGCGTTTATGAGACCACCCACCATCACATCGGATATGGGGCCCAGAGGGCCACTATGTGAATAAATTTAACAATAGACATTTTTGAACcccaattcattttcaaataatttcaaaaaagtcacaaaaatgaattttaaatattttgggatatttcccaaacaaatattttgactaaggccccgtttggaatttattctaataatttttatgatatttttaggtAAAATACACAATcatatatcaacgcaatcgcatGTACGCCTTATAAATAATTCtgtataattatttacgtaaCTTAAACCTATCATTGTTTAGAACCccaaactactaattaaaagaaataaatgttataaataaaatttgtaacagACAAACTTTTACTTTATGAATAAAACTGTATTCAACGGGAGCGGAGAACATAGTGCGAAAATTAttcccgagcgtaaccaaaTAATGAACCCCTTATAGAAACTCTCGTATAAAGTATGTTTGTAAACGTAcaatttactaatttttctaaaatcatttggcgtctctgttttcaaataaataatttattttctttaaattaatcatctttaattaatttaaaccggattTCAAGTCAAATCCACATActattaaaatttgtataaaattaattatttttacatatttaagttcAAAAGCTCCTAGATAATGTCacaatctttaaaaataatcttttattttaaaaaaagatgttTGTCACGCAAACTAAGATTGAAACACATTGAACCTCGAGTTACCCCGGGATTCTCTGTATTGCCACGCGTCACtcgacacgtgctaagctaaAGGGACGCCTCGTAAAGGTTAACCTATTTTCAGGGGTTATACGATTAGATTCTTTGGTTGGATTCATTCCTTGACTTGACTTTCACCTTGATTTTGGATTTGCACCAAATTTGGAATTTGATCCACTTTTTTAATGAATCTTGGATAGTTTGATGGATCTTGTATCTTCTATGTATCTCGGATTGGATATTGAAAGTGGATCATTTACTACTTACCCAaggattttcttttaaaaatttcaacaaattaaaaaagctcagttaattattaaaaaaaaattaatcaatatttttaaataacttaaaaaacttttaaaaattaaaagttaaaactaatcataattatttctatacttaagcaaataatctaattttattattcttaagcaaataatttaattattgctattataatctaataatcctaaatatttaaaaataaacaactaaactaatctaattaattaaatcctAACTGATTGAAagcataataaaaaaaatcaatataaacgaattatatatgtattataatatttatatatatatatatatatatatatatatatatatatatatatatatatttttattatgatgtagaagttaattaattaaaaatcttaaatactccaaatataataataaacttaagTATTCTAACTTAGACGAATTATCACCTTAAcctattaaaaatttaaaatcaactACTTTTCTAAAATTCAGTTGTTCTAagaatagttattttttaaataattcgtaTAATGAGCCCGTGTATAATTTAACATAAGTATAGGCTTAGAATATATTAAAAGTGTATACTATAAAATTAagtgaaaaatgagtgtttaCAATTTTACTCCTAACTTCTTATTGATATTTTCAAGTTATCCTAcccatttttcaaattaataataaaacaggcataatattaaaatataataaaaaaatatttaatttagaaaaatcgtactcattaaaaaaaattatgttttcacTATCTAACTCCAAGACAATAAAGAGAAaccataaatttcaaaaattacaCAAGTACACAAGTTTATGATAGTTTCCTCAACTAATATTTAAGTTTACATTTTCAAGTTATCTTAAATATTTGTCAAACTAATAAGTAAAATATGCCTAAAAtgacataattatataaatgaaaaaatatacttaattcaCCAATTATCATGCTAACGAAGAACTTTATCTAACTCAAACATTTAAGATAAACCATATAGGTCATAAAGAAtccaattataaaaaaaattattaccaaACATGCAACATTTCCTTAGAGGCTCACATTATTAACATTTACTTCtcaattgaaattattatttttttcttaaattagtaCTCACAAATATCATCCTATCTTATCCTTCAATGATTCTTAATCTCTCAAATGTGGCTCATATATAGCATCAAAGATGGATTCACTCTCAATTTAAACCAAAATTTTCCATCCCTCAAATTCGGacttatatattatgatattattaacATCACTCTAAATTCGAACCACTATTCCCTCAATTCCACCCACATATTACACTctcaaatcatttataaattcgaACAAATTGTGACtcagaaatttaatttaaatttgaaatgtgaacactCTAATATGTGGTGGTTGaattcaatttgtaattttatatacgtttatttatttgtttatttatttatatatatatatagtcattgttaataaataatagataaaagatataatgaataaaaaattaattaattattttatataatatatcagaGATAacgtaaatatatattataattattttaaattttaaattataatttataatttatatagaattaggtttaaaaaatactaatttattattagttttaaaattgagactattaaaatatattatattgttaaataatataatatattgtaataatataatatattataatatttttttaaatatatctataaaatatattataatataatatattgtatcaataatataatatattataagtgagaaaaaaaatagtggAGAATAGATATAAATaaggattttaaaaaaatatcatttaataaatttaatacttaatttaatatctCTTTCCTTTTGATGCCCAAAACCACGGTATTTGTCGGTTAACCAGTTTGTAAATAAGATATAAATACGAACTTAACCAAAACCAATTAATCTAGCAGTTTGTACACCCATAGTGTCTCTCCAATGTGAAATTTTGTCGTTAAACTAAGTCTGATAATCCTGtgatttatacaaaataatattaataatgataatcaaatttttattttattttttaaaaaaacatttcatatttttgatagttaacatttcatatttttgaatatattaggttatattagttgtataaatgaaaaatattatcatgtgaaaattaatacatatattagtaatataatcatcaatattataaagttggaaaaaaaaacattgtaaGATTGCATATACGTGTTTGTCCAATGTGAGATTTTAAAGTTAAACTATTTTGGATAATTTGATGacttacacaaaataatattaataatgataaatcaaatataatttcctatttttctttaaaaagaaAGTCGAATAAATAGGTTAGATTAGTTGTATAAAtgaaaaagtattattatttgaatCCGTGACCAACTCTTacttctattattaattattctaatctTATTAAATCATGTACTAAATTTGTGTTTGgaaacttttatattattcagGATCATATCTAGATGAgaaatcttttataaattttcaataaaagagGATCAATTAAAAGGGATAGACAAGCAAAAGCAATTTATTGAAGAACACCAATAACTGAAAAACAATTTTCGATGAAGAAACTGACATGTGTTGATGGTTTAGAAGAAAATTGATTTGAAGAAAGTCTCTACATTGTAAGAGTTTaaccaatctaaatatttaCCTAAACCTAGAGGAAGATcatctgttttcaaataattcaggAAATTACAGATAATAATAATTGACTCTCTTGGGTTATACATTGGacaaacaaaattgaaatattcaAAGATCAATGCTTCATAAATTCATGTCCAAATGACAacataataacattaaaaagaaaacaaaatgcCAGATGGTTTCATCACACCATCTTAGAATCATTTGAATACCAAGAACATAAcacaataacaaaataaatacctACTCTAAGTAGTAAGCTCCATAATAGCACTAACAATGTCACCATTATGAACCTTCAAAGCCTTAACAGCCTTAGATCTCGACACACCCGCTTGTGTCAACACCAATTCAATGTCCCTCGGCTCAACACCCGTCTcatcaacttcatcttcttcctcttcaacCTGAGCTCCAGTCCCAGTTCCAGCAATCTCTGATTTCGACATCATAGATGCCATATCTGGCATCCTAAACTGTTGGGCAGCCTGAGTTTGCAATTGAGAACTCAAATCCTCTATCTTTGCTTCTCCAAATATAACATATGTTTCAGAGTTTGGACTCTTGAACACATCAGGCTTTGATATGAAAAACAGTATCtgaaatcatttcaaaaaaCCCATTATTCCAAATTCCAAAATCCCAatataaacaaaagaaagattGTTTCTTTTTGATGAAACCACATACATTTTTTGTTCTCTTAATGGTAACCCTACTGACACCTGTAATTGGTTTCATTCCCAATTTCAACATTGcctttcggcttttcttttcactcCTACTCTGTTTCGAACCATCATTTGTACCTGCATATGTTAATCATTCCCCAAAATTTCAGTTCAATTATGAAACCCTTTGATTGCAATTTACATGTACCTAGGACACCATCTTCTTCCTTAtcatcgtcttcatcatcagaatcatcatcatcgtggtcatcttcttctttgaCGTCTTCAACAATTGGT includes:
- the LOC124942026 gene encoding nascent polypeptide-associated complex subunit alpha-like protein 2, translating into MPGPVVIEEEESLKKIESDEPIVEDVKEEDDHDDDDSDDEDDDKEEDGVLGTNDGSKQSRSEKKSRKAMLKLGMKPITGVSRVTIKRTKNILFFISKPDVFKSPNSETYVIFGEAKIEDLSSQLQTQAAQQFRMPDMASMMSKSEIAGTGTGAQVEEEEDEVDETGVEPRDIELVLTQAGVSRSKAVKALKVHNGDIVSAIMELTT